A stretch of Enterobacter cloacae complex sp. ECNIH7 DNA encodes these proteins:
- the atpD gene encoding F0F1 ATP synthase subunit beta, with protein MATGKIVQVIGAVVDVEFPQDAVPRVYDALEVQNGNESLVLEVQQQLGGGIVRTIAMGSSDGLRRGLEVKDLEHPIEVPVGKATLGRIMNVLGQPIDMKGDIGEEERWAIHRAAPSYEELSSSQELLETGIKVIDLMCPFAKGGKVGLFGGAGVGKTVNMMELIRNIAIEHSGYSVFAGVGERTREGNDFYHEMTDSNVLDKVSLVYGQMNEPPGNRLRVALTGLTMAEKFRDEGRDVLLFVDNIYRYTLAGTEVSALLGRMPSAVGYQPTLAEEMGVLQERITSTKTGSITSVQAVYVPADDLTDPSPATTFAHLDATVVLSRQIASLGIYPAVDPLDSTSRQLDPLVVGQEHYDTARGVQSLLQRYQELKDIIAILGMDELSEEDKLVVARARKIQRFLSQPFFVAEVFTGSPGKYVSLKDTIRGFKGIMEGEYDHLPEQAFYMVGSIEEAVEKAKKL; from the coding sequence ATGGCTACTGGAAAGATTGTCCAGGTAATCGGCGCCGTGGTGGACGTCGAGTTCCCTCAGGACGCCGTACCACGCGTGTACGACGCGCTTGAGGTACAGAATGGTAACGAGAGCCTGGTGCTGGAAGTTCAGCAGCAGCTCGGCGGCGGTATCGTGCGTACCATCGCGATGGGTTCTTCCGACGGTCTGCGTCGTGGTCTGGAAGTCAAAGACCTTGAGCACCCGATCGAAGTCCCGGTAGGTAAAGCAACACTGGGTCGTATCATGAACGTATTGGGTCAGCCAATCGACATGAAAGGCGACATCGGTGAAGAAGAGCGTTGGGCTATCCACCGCGCAGCACCTTCCTACGAAGAGCTGTCCAGCTCTCAGGAACTGCTGGAAACCGGTATCAAAGTTATCGACCTGATGTGTCCGTTCGCGAAGGGCGGTAAAGTTGGTCTTTTCGGTGGTGCAGGTGTTGGTAAAACCGTAAACATGATGGAGCTGATCCGTAACATCGCGATCGAGCACTCCGGTTACTCCGTGTTTGCGGGCGTAGGTGAACGTACTCGTGAGGGTAACGACTTCTACCACGAAATGACCGACTCCAACGTTCTGGACAAAGTATCCCTGGTTTACGGCCAGATGAACGAGCCACCAGGAAACCGTCTGCGCGTTGCGCTGACCGGTCTGACGATGGCTGAGAAGTTCCGTGACGAAGGCCGTGACGTTCTGCTGTTCGTTGATAACATCTATCGTTACACCCTGGCCGGTACGGAAGTATCTGCACTGCTGGGTCGTATGCCTTCAGCGGTAGGTTATCAGCCTACGCTGGCGGAAGAGATGGGTGTTCTTCAGGAACGTATCACCTCTACCAAAACCGGTTCTATCACCTCCGTTCAGGCGGTATACGTACCTGCGGATGACTTGACTGACCCATCTCCAGCAACCACCTTTGCGCACTTAGATGCAACCGTGGTACTGAGCCGTCAGATCGCGTCTCTGGGTATCTACCCGGCCGTTGACCCGCTGGACTCCACCAGCCGTCAGCTGGATCCACTGGTTGTGGGTCAGGAACACTACGACACCGCGCGTGGCGTACAGTCCCTGCTGCAGCGTTACCAGGAACTGAAAGACATCATCGCCATCTTGGGTATGGATGAACTGTCTGAAGAAGACAAACTGGTGGTAGCACGTGCGCGTAAGATCCAGCGCTTCCTGTCCCAGCCGTTCTTCGTTGCGGAAGTATTCACCGGTTCTCCGGGTAAATACGTTTCCCTGAAAGACACCATCCGTGGCTTTAAAGGCATTATGGAAGGCGAATACGACCACCTGCCAGAGCAGGCGTTCTACATGGTTGGTTCCATCGAAGAAGCCGTGGAAAAAGCCAAAAAACTTTAA
- a CDS encoding F0F1 ATP synthase subunit epsilon, with translation MAMTYHLDVVSAEQQMFSGLVEKIQVTGSEGELGIFPGHAPLLTAIKPGMIRIVKQFGHEEFIYLSGGILEVQPGSVTVLADTAIRGQDLDEARALESKRKAEEHISSSHGDVDYAQASAELAKAIAKLRVIELTKKAM, from the coding sequence ATGGCAATGACTTACCACCTGGACGTCGTCAGCGCAGAGCAACAAATGTTCTCTGGTCTGGTCGAGAAAATCCAGGTAACGGGTAGTGAAGGTGAACTGGGTATTTTCCCGGGTCACGCACCGCTGCTCACCGCCATTAAGCCTGGTATGATCCGCATCGTTAAACAGTTCGGTCACGAAGAGTTTATCTATCTGTCCGGCGGCATTCTTGAAGTGCAGCCTGGCAGTGTGACCGTTCTGGCCGATACCGCTATCCGTGGCCAGGATCTCGACGAAGCGCGAGCCCTGGAATCGAAGCGTAAGGCTGAAGAGCACATTAGCAGCTCTCATGGTGACGTGGATTACGCTCAGGCGTCTGCGGAGCTGGCCAAAGCGATCGCGAAACTGCGCGTTATCGAGTTGACCAAAAAAGCGATGTAA